In one Ornithinimicrobium pratense genomic region, the following are encoded:
- a CDS encoding NAD kinase, whose amino-acid sequence MSRRIMLVTHPTRPEVPELAQAFAEGLAEHDIEAEIVPEGDPTRDRLGTEVLVPRKSPVPPHVDATGCELVVVFGGDGTILRGAEIARPAGAPLLGVNLGRVGFLAEAERDDIEAIITRIVTGDYRVEERMTLEVDVLHEGEIVCRNWALNEASVEKAARERMLEVAVEVDGRPLSTWGCDGVVMSTPTGSTAYAFSGGGPIVWPDVEALLLVPISAHALFARPLVLGPDTRLAVEVVPHSHVAGVMWCDGRRAVEVPAGARIEVRRAQVPVRLARLSNDPFTDRLVQKFALPVTGWRGPASPASPAIPASPVGAGRDTAADQGAGEATG is encoded by the coding sequence GTGAGCCGACGCATCATGCTGGTTACTCACCCGACCCGTCCGGAGGTGCCCGAGCTGGCGCAGGCCTTCGCCGAGGGTCTCGCCGAGCATGACATCGAGGCCGAGATCGTCCCCGAGGGTGACCCCACCCGGGATCGGCTGGGCACCGAGGTGCTGGTCCCCCGCAAGAGCCCGGTGCCGCCGCACGTGGACGCCACCGGCTGCGAGCTGGTGGTGGTCTTCGGCGGGGACGGCACGATCCTGCGGGGGGCCGAGATCGCCCGCCCCGCCGGTGCGCCGTTGCTCGGCGTCAACCTGGGCCGGGTCGGTTTCCTGGCCGAGGCGGAGCGCGACGACATCGAGGCGATCATCACCCGTATCGTGACCGGTGACTACCGTGTCGAGGAGCGGATGACCTTGGAGGTCGACGTCCTGCACGAGGGGGAGATCGTCTGCCGCAACTGGGCGCTCAACGAGGCCAGCGTGGAGAAGGCCGCGCGCGAGCGGATGCTGGAGGTGGCGGTCGAGGTCGACGGTCGTCCGCTGTCGACCTGGGGTTGCGACGGAGTGGTCATGTCGACCCCGACCGGCTCCACGGCCTACGCCTTCTCCGGCGGCGGCCCGATCGTCTGGCCCGACGTCGAGGCGCTGCTGCTGGTCCCCATCTCGGCCCATGCGCTCTTTGCCCGTCCGTTGGTGCTCGGGCCCGACACCCGCCTGGCCGTGGAGGTCGTGCCGCACTCGCACGTAGCCGGGGTGATGTGGTGCGACGGGCGGCGAGCGGTTGAGGTGCCTGCCGGTGCCCGGATCGAGGTGCGCCGTGCCCAGGTGCCAGTGCGGCTGGCCCGGCTGAGCAACGACCCCTTCACCGACCGGCTGGTGCAAAAGTTCGCGCTTCCGGTGACGGGCTGGCGCGGCCCGGCTAGCCCGGCTAGCCCGGCCATCCCGGCTAGCCCGGTCGGCGCCGGTCGCGACACCGCCGCGGACCAGGGTGCCGGCGAGGCCACCGGGTGA
- a CDS encoding HAD-IIA family hydrolase, translating to MRVRGVLCDLDGVVYRAHQPCPGAVEGISAARASGVPVLFMTNNASRTPGDVARQLTGLGLPATADEVLTASQVAAALVASEYPSMATDGGGTVLAVGGPGVGTALEEHGLRWVDTAAVRAGLASRPVQVDVVVQGYGPDVAVADLTEAAYAVAAGAAWVATNDDATLPTERGLAPGNGSLLAAVRHATGAEPRVVGKPHAYAYQEGLARLGLAPHECLMIGDRLDTDIAGARALGLPSALVLTGVTTREDARSAPESMRPDLTVDSLVELAHLWGAA from the coding sequence ATGAGGGTCCGGGGCGTCCTGTGCGACCTGGACGGTGTGGTGTATCGAGCCCATCAGCCCTGCCCCGGGGCGGTGGAGGGCATCAGTGCCGCCCGCGCCAGCGGCGTGCCGGTGCTGTTCATGACCAATAACGCCTCCCGCACGCCCGGCGACGTCGCCCGGCAGCTGACCGGGCTCGGCCTGCCCGCGACAGCCGACGAGGTGCTGACCGCCTCGCAGGTCGCGGCGGCCCTGGTCGCCTCGGAGTATCCGTCGATGGCCACCGACGGCGGCGGCACGGTCCTGGCCGTGGGAGGCCCGGGGGTGGGGACGGCGCTGGAGGAGCACGGCCTGCGCTGGGTCGACACCGCCGCCGTGCGGGCCGGCCTGGCCTCCCGTCCGGTGCAGGTCGACGTGGTCGTCCAGGGCTATGGCCCGGATGTCGCGGTCGCAGACCTGACCGAGGCGGCGTATGCCGTGGCAGCCGGTGCCGCCTGGGTGGCCACTAACGATGACGCCACCCTGCCCACCGAGCGTGGTCTGGCGCCCGGGAACGGCAGCCTGCTCGCCGCGGTCCGGCACGCTACGGGTGCAGAGCCACGGGTCGTGGGCAAACCGCACGCCTACGCCTACCAGGAAGGGCTGGCCCGGCTGGGGCTGGCCCCGCACGAATGCCTGATGATCGGTGATCGCCTTGACACGGACATCGCCGGGGCCCGCGCCCTCGGTCTGCCCAGTGCGCTGGTCCTCACCGGCGTGACCACCCGCGAGGACGCCCGCTCGGCACCGGAGTCGATGCGTCCGGACCTGACTGTGGACTCCCTGGTCGAGCTGGCCCACCTGTGGGGGGCGGCATGA
- a CDS encoding TlyA family RNA methyltransferase: MTREAGGGEQGRLGQEPQRLDREVVRRDLARTRSQAAQLIRAGRVLVDDRVVTRAGVAVTPGQQVSLRAAAHDETSWIVRGWVGRGSLKLDHAFTAWEPEGLAVRGRRCLDVGASTGGFTQVLLERGAAHVVALDVGHNQLDPRVATDLRVTERSGTNIREVDPAQVGGPFDVVVADLSFISLTLVLPVLHTLSRPGADLVLLVKPQFEVGKERLGKDGLVRRVQDRYEVLEALEGHARTVGLAPVDLHRSPVVGGTGNVEYLWWLRRCPGGMMDCGRGPAELAARRGVLRLEEDA, encoded by the coding sequence GTGACCCGCGAGGCAGGGGGCGGGGAGCAGGGCAGGCTCGGGCAGGAGCCGCAGCGGCTGGACCGTGAGGTCGTCCGTCGTGACCTGGCCCGGACCCGCAGCCAGGCCGCCCAGCTCATCCGGGCTGGGCGGGTGCTGGTCGACGACCGGGTGGTGACCCGGGCCGGCGTCGCCGTCACCCCCGGGCAGCAGGTGTCCCTCCGGGCGGCCGCCCATGATGAGACGTCCTGGATCGTGCGGGGCTGGGTGGGTCGCGGGTCCCTCAAGCTCGACCACGCCTTCACAGCCTGGGAGCCAGAGGGACTAGCCGTCCGGGGCCGTCGCTGCCTCGACGTCGGCGCGTCCACCGGTGGGTTCACCCAGGTCCTCCTGGAGCGGGGAGCCGCCCACGTGGTCGCCCTGGATGTCGGGCATAACCAGCTCGACCCTCGCGTGGCGACGGACCTGCGGGTCACCGAACGGTCCGGCACGAACATCCGAGAGGTCGACCCGGCGCAGGTCGGCGGCCCCTTCGACGTCGTCGTCGCCGACCTGTCCTTCATCTCACTGACCCTGGTCCTGCCTGTGCTGCATACCCTTTCCCGCCCGGGGGCGGACCTCGTGCTTCTGGTTAAGCCCCAGTTCGAGGTGGGCAAGGAACGGCTCGGCAAGGACGGTCTCGTGCGCCGGGTCCAGGACCGCTACGAGGTCCTCGAGGCGCTGGAAGGGCACGCGCGCACGGTCGGCCTGGCACCTGTGGACCTGCACCGTTCGCCGGTGGTGGGCGGCACGGGCAACGTCGAGTACCTCTGGTGGCTGCGTCGGTGTCCGGGCGGCATGATGGACTGTGGGCGCGGGCCGGCTGAGCTCGCGGCCCGCCGAGGGGTGCTGAGACTGGAGGAGGACGCGTGA
- a CDS encoding tetratricopeptide repeat protein: MLDRSLRAELRTLSKENAEGVGGHLVMVGRFLDAEDFDQALAHAEAASRRAGRVPVVREALGLVHYRRGEWAKALTEFRTARRMSGTHHLLPLMVDCERGLGRPERALELAASPEARALGAAEQVELAIVMAGARSDLGQHAAAVLQLKDLATRGTGRESWAARVRYAYAAALEADGRQDEAAVWFERAAEVDATGETDAAEILGLADDPVLVDLVGDGDDEDGEDDTAPGAEASPATASGADGAGGDSPAAFRRGSRDQAERDDAR, from the coding sequence GTGCTGGACCGGTCCCTGCGGGCCGAGCTACGCACCCTGAGCAAGGAGAACGCCGAGGGCGTCGGGGGCCACCTGGTGATGGTCGGCCGGTTCCTCGACGCCGAAGACTTCGACCAAGCCCTGGCTCACGCCGAGGCAGCCTCGCGCCGCGCCGGGCGGGTGCCTGTGGTGCGGGAGGCTCTGGGGCTGGTGCATTACCGCCGGGGCGAGTGGGCCAAGGCGCTGACCGAGTTCCGGACGGCTCGACGCATGTCCGGCACCCACCATCTGCTCCCGCTCATGGTGGACTGCGAGCGTGGGCTCGGCCGGCCGGAGCGCGCGCTGGAGCTGGCGGCGAGTCCCGAGGCACGGGCCCTGGGAGCGGCCGAGCAGGTCGAGCTGGCGATCGTGATGGCCGGGGCCCGCAGCGACCTCGGGCAACACGCCGCCGCGGTCCTGCAGCTCAAGGACCTGGCCACCCGGGGCACCGGGCGCGAGTCTTGGGCGGCACGGGTCCGCTACGCCTATGCCGCGGCACTCGAGGCAGACGGGCGGCAGGACGAGGCTGCCGTCTGGTTCGAGCGGGCGGCGGAGGTCGATGCGACGGGGGAGACCGACGCGGCAGAGATCCTGGGGTTGGCGGACGATCCGGTCCTGGTCGACCTCGTCGGCGACGGGGACGACGAGGATGGCGAGGACGACACAGCCCCGGGGGCCGAGGCGTCGCCGGCCACCGCCTCAGGAGCCGACGGTGCTGGTGGGGACAGCCCTGCTGCGTTCAGGCGAGGGTCCCGGGACCAGGCCGAGCGAGACGACGCGCGATGA